From Persicobacter psychrovividus, one genomic window encodes:
- a CDS encoding META domain-containing protein, whose amino-acid sequence MRLIINYIFLMIFSIQLIGCHTAQRDQSENQEQQTTISEIDQYCDSIRGLEGVNKGAITRRGYLMEYKGWIIEPITYFNNSYQPFHVVVNNYGPNFNLREDYFYKDNMLIKVDQQEVDETDELMLNRNRRYYRNKNNIAYLTKQAATLYELNQKEFQPQEIENAYFMADSLKVKNYILASELRKPFQGKLLSITNNEDSTASLVLDLSNNFLATFVLSDEDFKKWAPMETELQGKDVIVRFEKTMVNNLPVMIFKDLELTEKPNARLTNTRWVLSEMQNWDIRAKDHSNHKDLQITLNHAQKTFFGDFSNGTFMGKFQRTKHNIQFSITEMDFSAGVKTDLDTQFEQSLLKTTNFQIDGDELTLFDAHTQLMKLSALYLY is encoded by the coding sequence ATGCGTCTAATAATAAACTATATATTCCTGATGATTTTCAGCATCCAGCTAATTGGTTGCCATACTGCCCAAAGGGATCAGTCCGAAAATCAGGAACAACAAACGACCATTTCGGAAATTGATCAGTATTGCGATTCAATACGCGGCTTAGAAGGGGTGAATAAAGGTGCGATAACGCGTCGAGGCTATTTAATGGAGTATAAAGGCTGGATTATCGAGCCCATTACCTATTTTAACAATAGCTATCAGCCATTTCATGTGGTTGTCAATAATTATGGCCCAAATTTCAACCTTAGAGAAGACTATTTTTATAAGGATAATATGTTGATTAAGGTTGATCAGCAAGAAGTTGATGAAACGGACGAACTGATGCTGAATCGGAACCGACGATATTACAGAAACAAAAATAATATTGCTTACCTCACTAAGCAGGCTGCAACCCTGTATGAATTAAATCAAAAAGAATTTCAGCCTCAGGAAATAGAAAATGCCTACTTTATGGCCGACAGCCTGAAAGTGAAAAACTATATCTTGGCTTCTGAACTTAGAAAACCCTTTCAGGGCAAGCTACTCAGCATCACCAATAACGAAGACAGTACGGCAAGCTTAGTACTTGACCTTTCCAATAATTTTTTAGCGACTTTTGTCTTATCAGATGAAGATTTTAAAAAATGGGCACCAATGGAAACGGAGTTGCAGGGAAAGGATGTTATTGTTCGTTTTGAAAAAACGATGGTAAACAACCTGCCCGTGATGATCTTTAAAGATTTGGAGCTCACAGAAAAACCCAACGCAAGACTTACCAACACACGGTGGGTACTGAGTGAAATGCAAAATTGGGACATCCGCGCCAAGGATCATTCCAACCATAAAGACTTACAAATTACCCTTAACCATGCTCAAAAAACCTTTTTTGGGGATTTTTCAAATGGCACGTTTATGGGTAAATTTCAGAGAACAAAACATAACATCCAATTCTCGATCACTGAAATGGATTTTTCTGCTGGAGTAAAAACAGACCTCGATACACAATTTGAGCAATCGCTGCTTAAAACCACTAATTTCCAAATTGATGGAGATGAACTCACCCTTTTCGATGCCCATACTCAACTCATGAAACTGTCTGCTTTGTACCTCTATTGA